One genomic segment of Cellulophaga sp. HaHaR_3_176 includes these proteins:
- a CDS encoding phosphatidylinositol-specific phospholipase C1-like protein, protein MKFSFLVFIFLAFITTSVHPQGNKINQTQVIGSHNSYKQAIQPKLYSYLESKDTTGGLQSLEYTHITIPAQLDLGLRNLEIDVHADPNGGKYANPKGLSVVSGDDTYDQNHIMEIPGFKVFHIIDIDFRTSFYTLRDCLLALREWSDNNPEHSTVFITLEPKDSDKSVFGTQAEPFTATLFDALDTEIFSYLGRNKIIKPDDIIGDYNTLENAVHAGNWPSIEKGKGKFLFILDDSHEKKELYKKGHPNLKGRVAFVNDEAGSPEAAAMILNDPNDTRIPELVKKGYLIRTRADAGTKQARTNDYSNFEAAKKSGAQIITTDYYVPSTLFNSSYQVKFDDNSYERANPVNVIDN, encoded by the coding sequence ATGAAATTTTCTTTCCTAGTATTTATATTTCTTGCATTCATTACTACTTCTGTACATCCCCAAGGTAATAAGATAAACCAGACTCAAGTTATCGGTTCTCATAACAGTTATAAACAAGCAATACAGCCAAAGCTATATTCATATTTAGAAAGTAAAGACACTACGGGAGGTTTGCAAAGCTTAGAATACACACATATTACTATTCCGGCACAATTAGATTTAGGTTTACGAAATTTAGAAATTGATGTTCATGCAGATCCTAATGGGGGGAAGTATGCTAATCCTAAAGGGCTCTCCGTAGTTTCAGGAGATGATACCTATGATCAAAACCATATCATGGAGATTCCAGGATTCAAGGTTTTTCATATTATTGATATTGATTTTAGAACATCATTTTACACTTTAAGGGATTGCCTTTTGGCATTACGGGAATGGTCAGATAATAACCCAGAACACAGTACCGTTTTTATTACTTTAGAGCCAAAAGATAGTGATAAAAGTGTTTTCGGAACACAAGCAGAGCCTTTTACAGCAACTCTTTTTGATGCATTAGATACTGAGATTTTCTCTTATTTAGGGAGAAACAAAATTATAAAGCCAGATGATATTATAGGAGACTATAATACCTTAGAGAATGCTGTACATGCAGGTAATTGGCCTAGTATTGAAAAAGGAAAAGGCAAGTTTCTTTTTATTTTAGATGATAGCCATGAGAAAAAAGAGTTATATAAAAAAGGACACCCTAACTTAAAAGGCAGAGTAGCTTTCGTTAATGATGAAGCGGGTAGCCCTGAAGCTGCAGCAATGATTTTGAATGACCCTAATGATACTCGCATACCAGAATTGGTCAAAAAAGGGTATTTAATTAGGACTAGAGCAGATGCAGGTACAAAACAAGCGAGAACTAACGATTATTCAAATTTTGAGGCGGCAAAAAAATCTGGAGCACAAATTATTACTACAGATTATTAT
- a CDS encoding sigma-70 family RNA polymerase sigma factor — protein sequence MKTPQEFEKIYSNYWEKLYVFAFKMTGDTNLSKNIIQDVFTNLWERRADVKIISIENFLFRAVKNQVLKSFREQKFNTTALDETIEKFIEDTPEYSPSNYTEYLNPLLDKLPEKRREILLMNKLQEMNIDQIAEELNLSKQTVKNQLSSALRQIKVELTQLSWLFIGFIGFSYLLNVCLNLS from the coding sequence ATGAAAACACCCCAAGAATTTGAAAAAATATATTCTAATTACTGGGAAAAACTCTATGTTTTCGCTTTTAAAATGACGGGAGACACCAACCTTTCAAAAAATATTATTCAAGATGTTTTCACCAATTTATGGGAACGGAGAGCTGATGTTAAGATTATTTCAATTGAAAATTTTCTGTTTAGAGCTGTGAAAAACCAAGTTTTAAAATCATTCCGAGAACAAAAATTCAATACTACGGCACTTGATGAAACTATTGAAAAGTTTATTGAAGATACTCCTGAGTATTCACCATCAAACTATACTGAATATTTAAATCCACTCTTGGATAAGCTACCCGAAAAGCGGAGAGAAATTCTTTTAATGAACAAGCTGCAGGAAATGAATATTGATCAGATTGCAGAAGAATTAAACCTCTCTAAACAAACTGTAAAAAATCAATTATCATCTGCATTAAGGCAAATTAAAGTAGAATTGACACAGTTGAGTTGGTTGTTTATAGGTTTTATTGGTTTTTCTTATTTACTTAATGTTTGCTTAAACTTATCGTAA
- a CDS encoding FecR family protein yields the protein MHQESKSILKKLFSKSVRNKTNASENKLLTALLLKLYYTASWDEKSMGDKNEIRDEIRSKISIKPVKKLNLTFLKYAAAIAIIISLAFIIQYKSTTSNILVITTENVLDSIALNDGSLVYLAPNSSLEYPEKFNGEQRNVKLLKGNAFFDIAKDPDHPFVIQSGEIKTKVLGTSFHIRLEEKSCRVAVVTGKVEVSYKNNTENLIPGEEVHTTGNTLKKEELKGIMNLNWYNQDIHLKEVQVKEVLDLIQLKYGITNTLKNTKINTLKLTLFIGKKASVEDILNQINYITNLNLHYENEIITTD from the coding sequence ATGCATCAAGAATCAAAATCTATTCTGAAAAAATTATTTTCAAAAAGTGTTCGCAATAAAACGAATGCCTCTGAAAATAAACTGCTTACTGCTCTTCTTCTAAAATTATACTATACTGCTTCTTGGGACGAAAAGAGTATGGGAGACAAAAATGAGATTAGAGATGAAATAAGATCTAAAATAAGCATAAAACCAGTAAAAAAGCTAAACCTTACTTTTTTAAAATATGCCGCAGCAATAGCTATTATCATTTCCCTTGCCTTTATTATTCAATATAAAAGTACTACTTCAAATATACTGGTTATCACAACAGAAAATGTGCTAGATTCTATTGCATTAAACGATGGTTCACTGGTCTATTTAGCTCCAAACTCTAGTTTAGAATATCCTGAAAAATTTAACGGGGAGCAGCGGAATGTAAAACTTTTGAAAGGGAATGCTTTTTTTGATATCGCTAAAGACCCTGACCATCCTTTTGTTATCCAATCAGGAGAAATAAAAACAAAGGTACTAGGCACGTCTTTTCATATTCGTTTGGAAGAAAAAAGCTGTAGGGTAGCTGTTGTTACAGGAAAAGTAGAAGTGAGCTACAAAAATAACACTGAAAATTTAATTCCTGGAGAAGAGGTGCACACTACAGGAAATACTTTAAAAAAAGAAGAGCTAAAAGGTATCATGAATCTTAATTGGTATAACCAAGATATACACTTAAAAGAGGTACAAGTTAAGGAAGTGTTAGATTTAATTCAACTTAAATACGGCATTACAAACACACTAAAAAACACTAAAATAAACACTTTAAAACTTACTCTATTTATCGGTAAAAAGGCGAGTGTAGAAGACATTTTAAATCAAATAAATTATATAACCAATTTAAATCTACACTATGAAAATGAAATAATTACTACTGATTAA
- a CDS encoding TonB-dependent receptor — translation MYFKNIPFKLKPILFLVLSLFFIQTGWSNDTLKNQNTITVNYINADLITLLNEVSSQSSYNFSYGEDIIKDGKKYTVSYHNTSLENALKDLGAKAGFSYRIANNVVLLKKIVPIIRSVVSQQTISGVILDENNAPLPGASVQVKGTSNGVVTNFDGEFQIETSIGSILKISYIGYKSEEVTVSTTTIRAQLTPDAAELNEVVVVGYGSQTKADVTGAVTQLKESSFRQGINTSPDGLLQGKVAGVRVVNTSGEPGAGIDVSIRGVGSIRSGSSPLFVIDGVPLTNDDVSPSGSNVGFGSSSAKNPLNFLNTSDIESINVLKDASAAAIYGARGSNGVVIITTKKGKTGKASLTLDTYLGMSTVANKMDLLNANEYRAAITDDAFDHGASTDWQNEIYRTAITKSNVLSYSKANESGNYYVSLGNMDQEGIVNNSEFSRTSGRINVAESFLDDKRLKIKVNLTASETVDNGVPTSDDGGSNGQLIIHTLMANPTRSVFDENGEFTNFNMNAHYNPAYLLSIYEDETRTLRILGNIEASLRLFKGLEYKLNYGIDRSIAERNTTIYPNLTDLNPLGMYVQNNLESKSTLLEHYLTYNLLAGEKHKLEVLGGFSYQKFERSGTSFNLDNIPEKDNGVKPVYSPTSNNSQINVDGFAQENELQSYFGRFNYSFDGKYLLTASMRADGSTRFGENSKYGYFPSFALGWNISEEKFLADSPVESLKLRASWGQTGNQEVQNKITQASYALSGADGYYLYGNDALINGISVLRTPNPDLKWEVVEQYNVGLDFSLWNRKLYGSLDYFQKTTTDAILNIPSQVLSPTDNIWVNIDGEIVNSGLEFMVGSNLVSNSNFSWDVDVNGATLANEIKNLPVSEILSGSISGPGQSGVLANIYKSGYAAGSFYLLEHVGFDEDGFDVFNDTNNDGNITADDRIIIEGALPKFTYGFNSQMKYKNFDFSFSLIGQAGGYLINNTGLNALNINNLASDRNVSTAYYETGANPANSPQLSTFYLEKSDFIRLNTARLGYNLQVNNVNWLEGINLYITGQNLLTISNYSGYDPLINSPKSSGGNQSLGIDYSSYPGSRTFILGAIFKL, via the coding sequence ATGTATTTTAAAAATATTCCTTTTAAATTAAAACCAATACTTTTTTTAGTATTAAGTTTATTTTTCATCCAAACAGGATGGTCAAATGACACTTTAAAGAACCAAAACACAATAACAGTTAATTATATAAATGCAGATTTAATTACATTATTAAATGAAGTAAGCTCACAATCTTCATACAATTTTAGCTATGGAGAAGACATTATAAAAGATGGTAAAAAGTATACGGTTTCTTACCACAATACTTCGTTAGAAAATGCTTTAAAAGATTTAGGAGCTAAGGCCGGTTTCTCTTATCGTATTGCAAATAACGTAGTACTCCTAAAGAAAATAGTTCCAATAATTAGAAGTGTAGTTTCTCAGCAAACTATATCAGGTGTTATTTTAGACGAGAACAACGCTCCATTACCTGGTGCAAGCGTGCAAGTTAAAGGAACTTCTAATGGAGTGGTTACCAACTTTGATGGAGAGTTTCAGATAGAAACTAGTATCGGAAGTATTTTAAAAATTTCATACATCGGGTATAAATCAGAAGAGGTAACTGTATCTACTACCACTATTAGAGCTCAACTTACCCCAGATGCAGCAGAGCTTAATGAAGTAGTTGTTGTTGGTTATGGTAGCCAAACCAAAGCAGATGTTACGGGTGCTGTAACTCAATTAAAGGAATCTAGCTTTAGACAAGGTATCAATACTTCTCCTGATGGTTTATTACAAGGTAAAGTAGCCGGAGTACGTGTCGTAAATACAAGCGGAGAACCTGGTGCAGGTATAGATGTAAGTATTCGTGGCGTTGGCTCTATCCGTAGTGGTAGTAGTCCGCTGTTTGTTATTGATGGTGTACCATTAACTAATGATGATGTGAGTCCTTCTGGTTCTAACGTAGGGTTTGGTTCCTCAAGTGCTAAAAATCCTCTAAACTTTTTAAATACAAGTGATATAGAGTCTATAAATGTATTGAAAGATGCCTCTGCTGCTGCAATTTATGGTGCAAGAGGATCTAATGGGGTGGTAATTATCACCACAAAGAAAGGAAAAACAGGAAAAGCCTCTTTGACCTTAGATACTTATTTAGGAATGTCTACAGTAGCTAATAAAATGGATCTTCTAAATGCTAATGAGTATAGAGCTGCCATTACAGATGATGCTTTTGACCATGGCGCCTCTACAGATTGGCAAAATGAAATTTATAGAACAGCTATTACGAAAAGTAATGTCTTATCCTACTCCAAAGCAAATGAGAGTGGAAACTATTATGTTTCCTTAGGGAATATGGATCAAGAAGGTATTGTTAATAACAGCGAGTTCAGCCGAACTTCTGGGAGAATAAATGTTGCTGAGAGTTTTTTAGACGATAAGCGTTTAAAAATTAAAGTAAACCTTACTGCCAGTGAAACTGTAGATAACGGAGTACCTACTAGTGATGATGGTGGGTCTAATGGCCAATTAATTATACATACGTTAATGGCAAACCCTACAAGATCTGTATTTGATGAAAATGGAGAGTTTACCAATTTCAATATGAATGCGCATTACAACCCAGCATACTTATTAAGCATTTATGAAGACGAAACACGTACATTACGTATTTTAGGAAACATAGAAGCTTCTTTACGCCTTTTTAAAGGTTTAGAATATAAATTGAATTACGGAATAGACCGCTCTATTGCAGAACGTAACACTACTATATACCCTAACCTTACCGATTTGAACCCGTTAGGAATGTATGTTCAAAATAATTTAGAATCTAAAAGTACTTTATTAGAGCACTACTTAACCTACAACCTATTAGCAGGAGAAAAGCATAAGTTAGAAGTTTTAGGCGGATTTTCTTATCAGAAATTTGAACGTTCAGGAACCAGTTTTAATTTAGATAACATTCCTGAGAAAGACAATGGAGTTAAACCAGTATACAGCCCAACTTCTAATAATTCACAAATTAATGTAGATGGTTTTGCACAAGAGAATGAGCTACAGTCATATTTTGGAAGGTTTAATTATTCTTTTGACGGTAAATATTTACTAACTGCTTCTATGCGTGCTGATGGTTCTACCCGTTTTGGCGAAAATAGTAAATATGGTTACTTTCCTTCTTTTGCTTTAGGTTGGAATATTTCTGAAGAAAAATTTTTAGCAGATAGCCCTGTAGAAAGTCTTAAGTTAAGAGCAAGTTGGGGTCAAACAGGAAACCAAGAAGTGCAAAACAAAATAACACAAGCTAGTTATGCTCTCTCTGGAGCAGATGGGTATTACCTATATGGTAATGATGCCTTAATCAATGGAATATCAGTATTAAGAACGCCTAACCCAGATCTTAAATGGGAAGTTGTTGAACAGTACAATGTTGGTTTAGATTTTAGTTTATGGAATAGAAAATTATATGGTTCCTTAGATTATTTCCAAAAAACTACTACAGATGCGATATTAAACATCCCTTCTCAGGTATTAAGTCCAACTGATAATATTTGGGTAAATATAGATGGTGAAATTGTAAATTCTGGTCTGGAATTTATGGTAGGCTCTAACCTTGTTTCTAACTCAAATTTTAGTTGGGATGTAGATGTTAACGGCGCAACATTAGCTAATGAAATTAAAAATTTACCCGTATCAGAAATACTATCTGGCTCTATTTCTGGACCTGGTCAATCTGGGGTTTTAGCAAATATTTATAAGAGCGGTTATGCTGCTGGCTCTTTTTACTTATTAGAACATGTAGGTTTTGATGAAGACGGGTTTGATGTATTTAATGACACCAACAATGATGGTAATATTACTGCAGATGATCGTATTATTATAGAAGGTGCTTTACCAAAATTCACTTACGGCTTTAACAGTCAAATGAAGTATAAGAATTTTGATTTCTCTTTTTCTTTAATAGGTCAAGCAGGAGGATATTTAATTAATAACACTGGCTTAAATGCTTTAAATATTAATAATTTGGCATCTGATAGGAACGTTTCAACTGCCTATTATGAAACTGGTGCAAACCCTGCAAATTCACCTCAACTATCTACCTTCTACTTAGAAAAATCAGATTTTATACGCTTAAACACCGCTCGTTTAGGGTATAATTTACAAGTGAATAATGTAAACTGGTTAGAAGGAATCAACTTATATATTACAGGCCAAAATCTCTTGACTATATCCAATTATTCTGGTTATGACCCACTAATTAATAGTCCAAAATCTAGTGGCGGAAATCAGTCTTTAGGGATTGATTATTCTAGCTACCCAGGTTCTAGAACATTTATTTTAGGTGCAATTTTTAAATTATAA
- a CDS encoding RagB/SusD family nutrient uptake outer membrane protein, with amino-acid sequence MKTQKKLTIYSITFLMLSLLFTSCTDLEEVVLDEELGEQTADPEGVLASAYDRLGDKTFVDHGGVFALQEYTTDIAMLPTRGSDWGDGGKWRSMHEFTWAPDNGITTENWNYLTNGITRSLTAVESIYNSDASNKELFLAEARGLLAFYTYTTLDLYGQAPYRDPYGGEQTIQILQAADAIDDLIVEVEAILPDLAGLGEQSTYNGRFTKEAAYGLLATMYLNRAVFKDRYNSNSSFDFTQASLTSGSNDMEQVIKYTSLLIDSGKFALESNYFSNFSIDNGSSTEMIFAVIQEIEAVRSGDNDFGYVSVARNQRPSPANRGTNAACTTPEFFATWSGNESDPRFSRKYQYGDGTWFMNDGTDVSVPAEDFVPDSESNAWFHFNSGFLNGPQYGPVLDGNGGFIMTSDGRIEVSPLVMEKSTATPMDFTPELNFDNPAQAVFAQNQINRGVRIFKFEYDPENGNGNSKVDIPLYRLGGMFAMRAEAYFRNGQTGDALTDINTLRTSRTRESLFSNAPGEAITTLDETQLYKEIGFELYWELQRRPQMIRFGTFDVAYTAKPATEPFRRIFPIPQETMDVTKQFTQNSGY; translated from the coding sequence ATGAAAACGCAGAAAAAATTAACAATATACAGCATTACTTTCCTCATGCTAAGCTTACTCTTTACCAGTTGTACAGATTTAGAAGAGGTAGTTTTAGATGAAGAATTAGGAGAGCAAACAGCAGATCCAGAGGGTGTACTAGCATCGGCCTATGACCGTTTAGGTGATAAAACTTTTGTAGATCATGGTGGTGTTTTTGCACTTCAAGAGTATACCACAGATATTGCCATGTTACCAACACGCGGTAGTGACTGGGGAGATGGTGGCAAATGGAGGTCTATGCATGAGTTTACATGGGCGCCAGACAATGGTATCACAACTGAAAACTGGAATTATCTAACCAATGGAATTACACGCTCATTAACAGCTGTAGAGAGTATTTATAATTCTGACGCCAGCAATAAGGAGTTATTTTTAGCCGAAGCTAGAGGTTTATTAGCTTTTTACACCTATACCACCTTAGATCTTTATGGGCAAGCACCCTACAGAGATCCTTATGGAGGAGAACAAACCATCCAAATTTTACAAGCAGCAGATGCCATTGATGATTTAATCGTTGAAGTAGAAGCTATTCTTCCAGATTTGGCCGGTTTAGGAGAGCAATCTACTTATAATGGCCGTTTTACAAAAGAGGCTGCTTACGGTTTGTTAGCAACAATGTATTTAAATAGAGCGGTGTTTAAAGACCGCTACAATAGCAATTCTTCTTTTGATTTTACGCAAGCATCATTAACCTCTGGTAGTAATGATATGGAGCAAGTAATTAAGTACACTTCACTATTAATCGATTCCGGAAAATTTGCTTTAGAAAGCAACTATTTTTCTAATTTTTCAATTGATAACGGATCCAGTACTGAAATGATTTTTGCTGTAATTCAAGAAATTGAAGCAGTACGCTCTGGAGATAATGATTTTGGATATGTATCTGTAGCTAGAAACCAAAGACCTTCTCCTGCAAATAGAGGCACCAATGCAGCATGCACTACTCCTGAGTTTTTTGCTACTTGGAGCGGTAATGAAAGTGATCCTCGTTTTTCTAGAAAATATCAATATGGTGACGGCACTTGGTTTATGAATGATGGTACTGATGTAAGTGTTCCTGCTGAAGATTTTGTTCCTGATTCAGAAAGCAATGCTTGGTTTCATTTTAATAGTGGTTTCTTAAACGGACCTCAGTACGGACCTGTTTTAGATGGTAATGGAGGCTTTATTATGACTTCCGATGGTAGAATTGAAGTTTCTCCATTAGTGATGGAAAAAAGTACGGCTACTCCTATGGATTTTACTCCTGAACTTAACTTTGATAATCCGGCTCAGGCTGTTTTTGCTCAAAATCAAATCAACAGAGGGGTACGAATTTTTAAGTTTGAATATGATCCAGAAAATGGAAATGGCAATAGTAAGGTTGATATTCCATTATACCGTTTAGGAGGAATGTTTGCTATGCGAGCAGAAGCCTATTTTAGAAACGGACAAACAGGAGATGCATTAACGGATATAAATACACTAAGAACAAGCAGAACTCGAGAATCGCTTTTTAGTAATGCTCCTGGCGAAGCAATAACAACTTTAGATGAAACACAATTGTATAAAGAAATAGGGTTTGAATTGTATTGGGAACTACAAAGAAGACCTCAAATGATCCGTTTTGGCACTTTTGATGTTGCATACACAGCTAAACCAGCGACAGAACCCTTTAGAAGAATTTTCCCTATCCCACAGGAAACAATGGATGTAACCAAACAATTTACACAAAATAGCGGGTATTAA
- a CDS encoding Pycsar system effector family protein gives MEPKDKKIQKAESKYLMEELNIDMDGLKALKKKLAKVEPRSERGAETLFRLVSKNQYTLNTMIDRKSNILISINALILSIILGTVYGQLDEDPHLIYPVIMMLLTNIISIAFAIFATRPELKHGEMHTNNLLFYGNFNTMNEEEYVTQMTGLMYKGDELYETIAKDTYHLGKTIDRKFRLLRKSFHVFLIGIILSVIAFLMCHLFFASMV, from the coding sequence ATGGAGCCAAAAGATAAAAAAATACAAAAAGCAGAAAGTAAATATTTAATGGAAGAATTAAATATTGATATGGATGGCTTAAAGGCATTAAAAAAGAAATTGGCTAAGGTAGAACCAAGGTCAGAACGTGGTGCAGAAACCCTGTTTAGATTAGTTTCTAAAAATCAATATACGCTAAATACAATGATTGATAGGAAGTCAAACATATTGATTTCTATAAATGCACTTATCCTTTCTATAATTTTAGGAACTGTTTATGGTCAGCTAGATGAAGATCCGCATTTAATTTATCCTGTTATCATGATGTTGCTTACCAATATTATATCCATTGCATTTGCAATTTTTGCTACTAGGCCAGAATTAAAACATGGGGAGATGCACACGAACAACTTATTGTTTTATGGGAATTTCAATACCATGAATGAAGAAGAGTATGTAACGCAGATGACTGGTTTAATGTATAAAGGAGATGAGTTGTATGAAACTATTGCAAAAGACACCTATCACCTAGGTAAAACAATAGATAGAAAGTTTAGACTTCTTCGTAAATCTTTTCATGTTTTTTTAATCGGGATTATTCTTTCGGTTATAGCTTTTCTTATGTGTCATTTATTCTTTGCATCGATGGTGTAA
- a CDS encoding NAD(P)H-hydrate epimerase — MIENHFKATDALSLASFKEMDYLAVEQYNLPIPLMMENAGLQLANLIALTAKKTSKILIGIGNGNNGGGGLVAARRLAAWGFEVYLDIPVEITKNLPAEQLERALLFGAKKGIIAAPDIWVDAYLGFSQRLPLSEVFLSRIQTANSSNALKISLDIPMGVSEDITQPMFQADQVLTLAAPKQILNTLSLKTKIFIADIGIPYGIYEKFNIPMPSFFKS, encoded by the coding sequence TTGATAGAAAATCATTTTAAAGCTACGGATGCATTATCATTAGCTTCTTTTAAGGAGATGGATTACCTTGCGGTAGAACAGTATAATTTACCAATACCCCTGATGATGGAAAATGCAGGTTTGCAACTAGCTAATTTAATTGCATTAACTGCGAAAAAAACATCTAAAATTTTAATAGGAATAGGTAATGGTAATAATGGCGGTGGCGGTTTAGTTGCGGCTCGTAGGTTGGCCGCTTGGGGTTTTGAGGTGTATTTAGATATACCTGTCGAAATTACTAAAAATTTACCTGCAGAGCAATTAGAACGTGCGTTGCTGTTTGGGGCAAAAAAAGGAATAATAGCAGCACCAGATATTTGGGTTGATGCTTATTTAGGTTTCTCACAAAGGCTTCCATTGAGTGAAGTGTTTTTAAGTAGAATACAAACAGCTAATAGTTCTAATGCGCTTAAAATCTCATTAGATATTCCTATGGGTGTTTCTGAGGATATTACACAACCAATGTTTCAAGCAGATCAAGTGCTTACCTTGGCAGCACCTAAACAAATTCTGAATACGCTCTCTCTTAAAACTAAAATTTTTATTGCAGATATAGGAATACCTTATGGTATCTATGAAAAATTTAATATTCCTATGCCTTCTTTTTTCAAATCATAA
- a CDS encoding glutamate synthase-related protein yields the protein MKKPIVIAQVKSLENKKPAHALVNGLDLVIVKFDDVISVLYGRCLHRGALMSDGHIDGHNLICGVHGWDYRYDTGVSEYNNNEVLHKFTTKVENGDLFVDEVEIDTYLEKHAQPFNREEYLGAYADTHPEETEPYTGYIKELAKNGLKNLGHHGFSASMGVDRNTLPKWSDIQFLPAQLASRPLLDEDEVATKVVIGPNAKKPLSLDIPLFVSDMSFGALSREAKIALSKGAELAGTGICSGEGGMLPKEQENNSKYFYELASAQFGFSWDKLDHVQAFHFKGGQGAKTGTGGHLPGSKVSKEIAEVRGLKEGETAISPATFPDFHGVKDFKAFADKVRAHTGGIPIGFKIAASHIEKDIQFALDVGVDYIILDGRGGGTGSAPTILRDNINVPTIAALARARKYLDKVNATGVTLIITGGLRIAEDYGKALMLGADAVAVSNAALQAIGCLGMRACGSNNCPVGIATQKESLRSRLIIDASAKQLHNYFDATNNLIKVIARACGYDDISKFNQEDLSTFNREMHHLTGIPYAGTNL from the coding sequence ATGAAAAAACCAATTGTTATTGCGCAAGTAAAATCATTAGAAAACAAAAAACCGGCTCATGCTTTAGTTAATGGTCTTGATTTGGTCATTGTTAAGTTTGATGATGTGATATCAGTACTTTACGGAAGATGTTTGCATCGAGGAGCATTAATGTCTGATGGGCATATTGATGGTCATAATCTTATCTGTGGAGTTCATGGTTGGGATTATCGATATGATACAGGTGTTTCTGAATATAATAATAATGAAGTGCTGCATAAGTTTACAACAAAAGTTGAAAATGGAGACCTTTTCGTAGATGAAGTAGAAATTGATACCTATTTAGAAAAACACGCACAACCTTTTAATCGGGAAGAATATTTAGGAGCTTACGCAGATACGCACCCTGAAGAAACAGAACCTTATACAGGGTATATAAAAGAATTGGCAAAAAACGGATTAAAAAATCTTGGACATCATGGTTTCTCTGCGTCTATGGGGGTAGATAGAAATACACTTCCAAAATGGAGTGATATTCAGTTTTTACCGGCACAATTAGCAAGTCGCCCTTTGTTAGATGAAGATGAGGTAGCTACTAAAGTAGTGATCGGTCCTAATGCAAAAAAACCTTTAAGCTTAGACATTCCTTTATTTGTAAGTGATATGAGTTTTGGTGCATTGTCACGAGAAGCAAAAATTGCATTATCAAAAGGAGCAGAACTTGCGGGTACAGGTATTTGCTCAGGAGAAGGCGGAATGCTTCCTAAAGAGCAAGAAAATAACAGTAAATATTTTTATGAGCTTGCTTCTGCACAGTTTGGCTTTTCTTGGGATAAATTAGATCATGTACAAGCGTTTCACTTTAAAGGCGGACAAGGGGCTAAAACAGGAACAGGAGGTCATTTACCAGGAAGCAAAGTAAGTAAAGAAATAGCAGAGGTAAGAGGTTTAAAAGAGGGTGAAACAGCAATTTCCCCAGCAACTTTTCCAGATTTTCATGGGGTGAAAGATTTTAAGGCCTTTGCAGATAAAGTAAGAGCGCATACAGGCGGAATTCCAATAGGATTTAAGATAGCAGCAAGCCATATAGAAAAAGACATCCAATTTGCCTTAGATGTGGGAGTAGATTATATTATTCTTGATGGTCGTGGTGGAGGTACAGGCTCTGCTCCTACCATTTTACGAGACAATATAAATGTACCAACTATTGCAGCTTTGGCAAGAGCACGTAAATATTTAGATAAAGTAAATGCTACTGGGGTAACCTTAATAATTACAGGCGGACTGCGAATTGCAGAAGATTATGGAAAAGCATTAATGTTAGGAGCAGATGCTGTTGCAGTTTCTAATGCTGCACTACAAGCCATTGGTTGTTTAGGTATGAGGGCCTGTGGGAGCAATAACTGCCCAGTAGGAATAGCAACTCAAAAAGAATCTTTAAGAAGCCGATTAATTATAGATGCTTCAGCGAAACAATTGCATAATTATTTTGATGCAACCAATAATCTAATCAAAGTAATTGCAAGAGCATGTGGTTATGATGATATCTCTAAATTTAATCAGGAAGACTTATCAACCTTTAATAGAGAAATGCACCATTTAACAGGAATACCTTATGCAGGAACTAATCTTTAA